Genomic segment of Longimicrobium sp.:
GAGACACCCCGGCTCCCGATGCCGCGCAGGCGAAGTGGTTCACGCCGCCACCTCGGGGAGCGCGCGGAACTTCTCCACCGTCTCCTGGTCCTCGTTCACCGGCCGGCCGTCCAGCTCCACCCAGGCGTGCGCGTAGAACGGGTACACCTGCACGCCGATGCGCAGCTCGGCGGGCGCGCCGCGGCGGCGGAGCAGCACGAACAGCGCGAGCGACTGCTCCAGGCACACCGCCCGCCCGGGGAAGAACGCCGCCGCGACCGCGACGTGGTACGCCGCGCGCTCTACCTCGTCCGGCGCGAGCCCCGGCCCGGACGCGGCCGACGCCCGGCGCCGCGCCCACGCCACCGCGCGCCCGAATCCGCGCGCCTTCAGGCA
This window contains:
- a CDS encoding lasso peptide biosynthesis B2 protein; the protein is MRTPSVARCALELLAVRACLKARGFGRAVAWARRRASAASGPGLAPDEVERAAYHVAVAAAFFPGRAVCLEQSLALFVLLRRRGAPAELRIGVQVYPFYAHAWVELDGRPVNEDQETVEKFRALPEVAA